In the genome of Metabacillus litoralis, the window AATTTTGGTTATTCATAAAGTTAGCAATAATATTTGCCGTTTCCTCAACCGCCTTATTTGAAACATCCACAACCTTACAGCCTATTTTTTCAACCACTTTATCAAAATAATTCAATTCCTCTTTAATGCGATCAATATTCGCATAAAAGGCCTCATCATTTAAACCTAATGATTTTAGCCTTTCTTTACGGATATTGTTTAATTTCTCCGGCATGATACGTAATCCGATACACTTTTGTGCTGAGACCTTATAAAGCTCTTCAGGTGGCTCAACCTCTGGAACAATCGGTACATTTGCCACTTTGAACCGCTTATGAGCTAAATACTGAGAAAGTGGAGTTTTAGAAGTTCTGGACACGCCTATTAAAACAATATCAGCCTTTAATATTCCTCTTGGGTCACGGCCATCATCGTATTTAACAGCAAATTCAATAGCTTCAACCTTTTTAAAATAATCATCGTCTAACTTTCGTACTCTTCCTGGCTCATATTTTGCAGTTATCCCATATGAAGTTTCCATCTTATCAATAAGAGGACCAATGATGTCATAATAAACAACACCTTGTCTAGTTGCTTCTTCAATTAGAAATTCTCTTAATTCTGGTACAACTAATGTGAAGCACACAATAGCTTTTTCCTGCTTTGCCAACGAAAGAACCTCAATAATTGTTCCTCTATCCTCAACGTAGGGAATTCTTTTGATTTTCGTATTAGCTGATGCTCCATTAAATTGACTTGCCGCTGCCTTAACTACTAGTTCAGCAGTTTCACCTACAGAGTCCGAAACTACATAAATCAATTGATAACTCATATTCTATTCCCCATTTCAACAGTTAGCCATATTATTCATTAAGAAAGCTAACAAGTATTTTCGTCATATTTGTTTTCGTAATTCTCCCAATAACTTCAAGACCCTGATCTGTATCTTTTACAACCGGTAAACCATCGATTTGTTTTTCTATGAGAACTTGAGCTACGTCTATAATATAATCTTCAGGTCTACAAACAGTTATATTTGGCATTCGTGTCATGATAATATTTACCGGGATCGTCGTAAGTTCCTGCTTTCCAATACTTGTTCGAAGTAAATCCTTACGAGAAAGAACTCCTATTAAGTGCGATTGTTCATCAACTACAAATAGTGTTCCAACATCTTCTAGGAACATCATACATATGGCATCATAAACAGAAACATTAACATTTACAACAATTGGAATGGATTGATAGTCTTTAACTTGAAGACTCTTTAGCTCTTCCATAATCAAATGGGTATTTGTTTTACCTGTGAAATAATATCCTACACGTGGTCGTGCCTCTAGATATCCAGCCATTGTCAAAATAGCTAAATCCGGACGAAGGGTAGCTCTCGTTAAATTTAATTGATCAGCAATTTGTTCGCCTGTAATTGGACCATTAGCTTTAACGATTTCGACAATTTGTTCTTGCCTTTTATTTAGTTCTATAAGACTCACCGCCTTACTATTAGATATGTATTATTTCATTATGGCTTTTCCAAACACTTTGCAAGGTTGCTCATTTTCCGCTAAATCAACCTTAAACAGCGGATCAAAGAGCCTCTTAATAACAATCTATAAAAGATCCTTAATTAATATAATAACATTAAATCTCTTGTGTATAACACATTAATACTTAGATAAGGCATCAAATGGTTTTTATCCATATGTCGATTATATACTATCTACCTATTATGAAAAGCATATTGTTCAGCTTTAATACCTTGTAGCTAAAGAAAAAGGGCTGA includes:
- a CDS encoding pyruvate, water dikinase regulatory protein — protein: MSYQLIYVVSDSVGETAELVVKAAASQFNGASANTKIKRIPYVEDRGTIIEVLSLAKQEKAIVCFTLVVPELREFLIEEATRQGVVYYDIIGPLIDKMETSYGITAKYEPGRVRKLDDDYFKKVEAIEFAVKYDDGRDPRGILKADIVLIGVSRTSKTPLSQYLAHKRFKVANVPIVPEVEPPEELYKVSAQKCIGLRIMPEKLNNIRKERLKSLGLNDEAFYANIDRIKEELNYFDKVVEKIGCKVVDVSNKAVEETANIIANFMNNQN
- a CDS encoding helix-turn-helix transcriptional regulator, with product MSLIELNKRQEQIVEIVKANGPITGEQIADQLNLTRATLRPDLAILTMAGYLEARPRVGYYFTGKTNTHLIMEELKSLQVKDYQSIPIVVNVNVSVYDAICMMFLEDVGTLFVVDEQSHLIGVLSRKDLLRTSIGKQELTTIPVNIIMTRMPNITVCRPEDYIIDVAQVLIEKQIDGLPVVKDTDQGLEVIGRITKTNMTKILVSFLNE